Proteins encoded together in one Acidimicrobiales bacterium window:
- the dapE gene encoding succinyl-diaminopimelate desuccinylase: protein MRDLLARSAELVDIPSVSHDEAVIAERVEALLKEAPWLQVDRIANTVVARTQLGRAQRLLLAGHLDTVPPNGNQGARVEGETLWGLGATDMKGGLAVLCELAVTEADPSVDVTYVLYECEEVDQRHNGLSLLRADRPDLLAADAAVLAEPTGGRVEAGCQGTMRVALTLVGERAHTARPWMGENAVHRLAPVLALVAGYQERRPVIDGCEFRESLQAVGVEGSVAPNVVPDRARLVLNHRFAPDRDVEEALASLRDLLAPALDSAAGDTIEVESVSNPAPPALGHPLLAGLVERSGLPPRAKLGWTDVAFFSAVGVPATNFGPGDSALAHTATERVAREDLESVYGALRSVVRGAP from the coding sequence GTGAGGGACCTCCTCGCCCGCAGCGCCGAGCTGGTCGACATCCCCTCTGTCAGCCACGACGAGGCCGTCATCGCCGAGCGTGTCGAGGCTTTGCTGAAGGAGGCGCCCTGGCTCCAGGTCGATCGGATCGCCAACACGGTGGTGGCTCGGACCCAGCTGGGTCGAGCGCAGCGGCTGCTCCTCGCTGGTCATCTCGACACCGTGCCGCCCAACGGCAACCAGGGCGCGCGGGTCGAGGGCGAGACCTTGTGGGGGCTCGGCGCCACCGACATGAAGGGCGGGCTGGCCGTGCTGTGCGAGCTGGCGGTGACCGAGGCCGATCCTTCCGTGGATGTGACCTACGTGCTCTACGAGTGCGAGGAGGTCGATCAGCGCCACAACGGCCTCAGCCTGCTGCGCGCCGATCGTCCGGACCTGCTGGCTGCCGACGCCGCCGTCCTCGCTGAACCGACGGGCGGCCGGGTCGAGGCGGGCTGCCAAGGCACGATGCGGGTCGCCCTGACACTGGTGGGGGAGCGCGCCCACACCGCTCGACCCTGGATGGGCGAGAACGCGGTCCACCGCCTGGCGCCGGTGCTGGCCCTGGTCGCCGGGTACCAGGAGCGCCGACCCGTCATCGACGGGTGTGAGTTCCGCGAGTCGCTCCAGGCCGTGGGCGTCGAGGGATCGGTCGCCCCCAACGTGGTCCCGGATCGGGCCCGGCTGGTGCTCAATCACCGCTTCGCGCCCGACCGCGACGTCGAGGAGGCGCTCGCGTCGCTGCGCGATCTGCTGGCCCCCGCTCTCGACTCCGCCGCCGGCGACACCATCGAGGTGGAGTCCGTCTCCAACCCGGCGCCTCCTGCCCTCGGCCATCCGCTTCTGGCTGGGCTGGTCGAGCGGTCGGGCCTGCCACCGCGGGCGAAGCTGGGCTGGACCGACGTCGCCTTCTTCAGCGCCGTGGGCGTGCCGGCGACGAACTTCGGGCCGGGCGATTCGGCCCTGGCCCATACCGCGACCGAGCGGGTGGCCCGCGAGGACCTCGAGTCCGTCTACGGCGCGCTGCGGTCGGTCGTGCGGGGAGCCCCGTAG
- a CDS encoding peroxiredoxin codes for MAIEVGQEAPDFELSEGRNKVKLSDFRGKENVVLVFYPFTFTGVCQGELCELRDDLSSFQTANAQLLAVSCDSPFAQARWAEEQGFGFPVLGDFWPHGAVARAYGVFNEALGCADRATFVIDKTGTVVATFASPEMLTPRNRADYEAALAKLS; via the coding sequence GTGGCAATCGAGGTCGGCCAGGAGGCCCCGGATTTCGAGCTCAGCGAGGGCCGCAACAAGGTGAAGCTGTCGGATTTCCGCGGCAAGGAGAACGTGGTGCTCGTCTTCTACCCGTTCACCTTCACCGGCGTCTGCCAAGGCGAGCTGTGCGAGCTGCGCGATGACCTTTCGTCATTCCAGACCGCGAACGCGCAGCTCCTCGCCGTCTCCTGTGACAGCCCCTTCGCCCAGGCTCGGTGGGCCGAGGAGCAGGGCTTCGGGTTCCCGGTGCTGGGCGACTTCTGGCCCCACGGTGCCGTGGCCCGGGCCTACGGAGTGTTCAACGAGGCCCTGGGCTGCGCGGACCGGGCGACGTTCGTGATCGACAAGACCGGCACCGTCGTGGCCACCTTCGCGTCCCCGGAGATGCTCACGCCGCGCAACCGCGCCGACTACGAGGCGGCCCTGGCCAAGCTGTCGTGA
- the lexA gene encoding transcriptional repressor LexA, whose amino-acid sequence MPEAMLSGKRREILDFIAERLQERGYPPSVREIGEAVGLNSSSTVHAHLATLQRQGFLQRDPTKPRAITVSYDPSSGAALASRPVRHVPLVGEVAAGTDVLAQENVEDLMPLPQDFTGTGTLFMLKVRGDSMVGAGILDGDYVVVRQQPEVERGDIVAAGLPDGDATVKFYSRRGRKVVLRPANPDYEPLEHDAAEVTVYGKVVTVLRRL is encoded by the coding sequence ATGCCCGAGGCGATGCTCAGCGGCAAGCGGCGGGAGATCCTCGACTTCATCGCCGAGCGGCTCCAGGAGCGCGGCTATCCACCGTCGGTGCGCGAGATCGGCGAGGCCGTGGGCCTCAACTCGTCGTCGACTGTCCACGCCCACCTGGCCACGCTCCAGCGCCAGGGCTTCCTGCAGCGCGACCCGACCAAGCCCCGCGCCATCACGGTCAGCTACGACCCCTCCTCGGGGGCGGCGCTGGCCAGCCGGCCGGTGCGGCACGTGCCCCTGGTCGGAGAGGTGGCCGCCGGAACCGACGTGCTCGCCCAGGAGAACGTCGAGGACCTCATGCCCCTCCCCCAGGACTTCACCGGGACCGGCACCCTGTTCATGCTCAAGGTGCGCGGCGACTCGATGGTGGGCGCCGGGATCCTCGACGGCGACTACGTCGTGGTGCGCCAGCAGCCCGAGGTCGAGCGGGGCGACATCGTCGCCGCCGGCCTCCCCGATGGCGACGCCACCGTGAAGTTCTACAGCCGCCGGGGGCGCAAGGTGGTGCTCCGGCCCGCCAACCCTGACTACGAGCCGCTCGAGCACGACGCGGCCGAGGTGACCGTCTACGGCAAGGTGGTGACCGTCCTCCGCCGGCTCTAA
- a CDS encoding LysM domain-containing protein: protein MAAIAYPLPRDRAGARQPVRPPEPRRLAGAEPIDRRRRRPPSPAARRRATIRRRLTAIAFVVGLVLVIRPLVLPGGDPLVVPGRATPAAAAAGTRTYIVQPGDTLWSIARHLHPDQDPRPLVDQLSTQVPGGSLQAGQRVVLP from the coding sequence ATGGCCGCCATTGCCTACCCCCTCCCACGGGACCGTGCCGGCGCTCGCCAGCCCGTGCGGCCGCCCGAGCCGCGCCGGCTGGCCGGCGCCGAGCCCATCGATCGCCGACGCCGCCGCCCCCCCAGTCCGGCGGCGCGGCGAAGGGCCACGATCCGGCGTCGGCTGACGGCCATCGCGTTCGTCGTGGGGCTGGTGCTGGTCATCCGGCCCCTCGTCCTGCCCGGGGGCGATCCCCTCGTCGTCCCCGGGCGGGCGACGCCAGCCGCGGCCGCCGCCGGCACCCGGACCTACATTGTCCAGCCGGGCGACACGCTGTGGAGCATCGCCCGTCACCTGCACCCCGACCAAGACCCGCGGCCCCTGGTGGATCAGCTGTCCACACAGGTCCCGGGGGGCTCCCTCCAGGCCGGTCAGCGCGTCGTGCTGCCCTGA
- the nrdR gene encoding transcriptional regulator NrdR: MCSSLEDRVVDSRLADDGTAIRRRRECASCGRRFTTFERIEEAAPMVVKRSGDREPFERSKVVAGVRAATKNRPVSGEAMDALAGEVEEAMRLLGPELTSQQIGVAVLDRLRRLDEVAYLRFASVYKGFEDVGDFEREVGLLSKATEPKRRV; encoded by the coding sequence ATGTGCTCGAGCCTCGAGGACCGGGTGGTGGACTCGCGCTTGGCCGACGACGGCACGGCCATCCGCCGCCGGCGCGAGTGTGCGAGCTGCGGGCGCCGGTTCACGACCTTCGAGCGCATCGAGGAGGCGGCGCCGATGGTCGTCAAGCGATCGGGCGACCGGGAGCCGTTCGAGCGCTCCAAGGTGGTCGCCGGCGTGCGGGCGGCCACCAAGAACCGGCCCGTGAGCGGCGAAGCCATGGACGCCCTGGCCGGCGAGGTCGAGGAGGCCATGCGACTGCTCGGTCCGGAGCTGACCAGCCAGCAGATCGGCGTCGCTGTCCTCGACCGGCTTCGCCGTCTGGACGAGGTGGCGTACCTGCGCTTTGCCAGCGTGTACAAGGGCTTCGAGGACGTGGGTGATTTCGAGCGGGAGGTCGGCTTGCTGAGCAAGGCGACCGAGCCCAAGCGGCGAGTGTGA
- a CDS encoding 6-phosphofructokinase produces the protein MRVGVLTGGGDCPGLNAVIRAVVRKGEVAYRDGFVGIADGWRGAIEGRTLQLDVERCRGILPRGGTILGTSRTNPFKVDGGVAGVRETVADHALDAVVAIGGEDTLGVAHRLSGEGLSIVGVPKTIDNDLSATEVTFGFHTAVQIATDAIDRLHTTAESHDRVIVCEVMGRHAGWIATYAGIAGGAAEILVPEEPFDIDAVCESLKRRHQKGRFASIVVVAEGAKPEEGTLQLASSSVDQFGHERLGGIGNLLAEEIERRTGFESRVTILGHVQRGGTPTAYDRVLATRFGVAAIDAVHAGAFDTMVALRADAIVRVPLAEALAELKTVDEQLVRDVAEVFFE, from the coding sequence ATGCGAGTCGGCGTGCTGACGGGTGGGGGCGACTGCCCGGGCCTGAACGCGGTGATCCGGGCCGTGGTTCGCAAGGGCGAGGTGGCCTACAGAGACGGGTTCGTCGGCATCGCCGACGGCTGGCGAGGCGCGATCGAGGGCCGCACGCTGCAGCTGGACGTGGAGCGGTGCCGAGGGATCCTTCCCCGAGGGGGGACCATCCTCGGCACCTCGCGCACCAACCCCTTCAAGGTCGACGGCGGCGTGGCCGGCGTGCGCGAGACCGTGGCGGACCACGCCCTGGACGCCGTGGTTGCCATCGGGGGCGAGGACACCCTCGGGGTCGCCCATCGCCTCTCAGGTGAGGGTCTGTCGATCGTCGGGGTGCCCAAGACGATCGACAACGATCTGTCTGCGACGGAGGTGACCTTCGGCTTTCACACCGCCGTGCAGATCGCGACCGACGCCATCGACCGCCTCCACACCACGGCGGAATCGCACGACCGGGTCATCGTCTGCGAGGTGATGGGCCGACATGCGGGATGGATCGCGACCTACGCCGGCATCGCCGGCGGCGCCGCCGAGATCCTGGTCCCCGAGGAACCGTTCGACATCGACGCCGTGTGCGAGAGCCTCAAGCGGCGCCATCAGAAGGGTCGGTTCGCCTCCATAGTGGTCGTCGCCGAGGGGGCGAAGCCCGAGGAGGGCACGCTGCAGCTGGCGTCGTCGTCGGTCGACCAGTTCGGCCACGAGCGCCTGGGGGGCATCGGCAACCTGCTCGCCGAGGAGATCGAACGGCGCACGGGCTTCGAGTCCAGAGTGACGATCCTCGGCCACGTGCAGCGCGGCGGCACGCCCACGGCCTACGACCGGGTCCTGGCGACCCGCTTTGGTGTGGCGGCCATCGATGCCGTCCATGCCGGGGCGTTCGACACCATGGTGGCCCTCCGAGCGGACGCCATCGTCCGAGTCCCGTTGGCCGAGGCGCTGGCCGAGCTCAAGACGGTCGACGAGCAGCTCGTCCGGGACGTCGCCGAGGTCTTCTTCGAGTGA
- a CDS encoding inositol monophosphatase family protein: MADLDELLQMAVAVARSAGDLLLDGLHRSRTSVRTKSSRTDMVTEMDLASESLIAASLHRQRPRDAILAEEGARQEGSTGVRWIVDPLDGTTNYLYAWPAFAVSIAAEIDGRVAAGVVHDPSHDETFVAMRGVGAWISSPGADGGPDPQGGRSPAAEDGRRPLQLDASPPLGDALVGTGFNYDATLRARQAEVLTRVLPVVRDIRRAGAAALDLCWVAAGRLDAFFEAGLQPWDWAAGALVAGESGAWVGDLEGGPPSGSMTLAAAPELAARLRALLVEAGARSAPLDTPG; this comes from the coding sequence ATGGCGGACCTCGACGAGCTCCTCCAGATGGCCGTGGCCGTGGCCCGATCGGCCGGCGATCTGCTCCTCGACGGCCTTCACCGGAGCCGGACGAGCGTCCGCACGAAATCCTCCCGCACCGACATGGTCACCGAGATGGACCTCGCCAGCGAGTCCCTCATCGCCGCGTCGCTCCACCGCCAACGGCCGAGGGACGCCATCCTCGCCGAAGAGGGCGCCCGACAGGAGGGCAGCACAGGAGTCCGCTGGATCGTCGACCCCCTCGACGGGACGACCAACTACCTCTACGCGTGGCCCGCCTTCGCCGTGTCGATCGCCGCCGAGATCGACGGTCGCGTCGCCGCGGGCGTCGTCCACGATCCGTCGCATGACGAGACCTTCGTCGCCATGCGAGGTGTTGGGGCCTGGATCTCGAGTCCCGGCGCTGATGGCGGGCCTGACCCGCAGGGGGGAAGGTCGCCGGCCGCGGAAGACGGCCGGAGGCCATTGCAGCTCGACGCATCGCCGCCGCTGGGGGACGCGTTGGTCGGGACCGGCTTCAACTACGACGCCACTCTGCGCGCCCGCCAGGCCGAGGTCCTCACCCGCGTCCTCCCGGTCGTTCGCGACATCCGCCGAGCGGGCGCCGCCGCCCTGGATCTGTGCTGGGTCGCGGCCGGGCGCCTCGACGCCTTCTTCGAAGCCGGGCTCCAACCCTGGGACTGGGCCGCGGGTGCCCTCGTCGCCGGGGAGTCGGGCGCGTGGGTTGGCGACCTCGAGGGTGGACCGCCGTCGGGATCGATGACGCTGGCCGCCGCCCCCGAGCTGGCGGCTCGCCTACGAGCGCTGCTCGTCGAGGCCGGCGCCCGGAGCGCTCCCCTGGACACTCCGGGCTGA
- a CDS encoding GntG family PLP-dependent aldolase, whose protein sequence is MRDGLVDLRSDTVTRPTPEMRRAMAGAEVGDDVYREDPTVNALEAAFAARVGKEAALFVPSGTMGNQVALRVLAEPATIVVAGRRQHVVVHEHGGGARNAGIQFHTVDDDRGLLSEDDVAWALEAAEHHQPRVGMVAVENTHMHAGGRPWSLEALESVALAARGLPLHMDGARLFNAEVATGIPAGAFARHVTTVMSCLSKGLCAPVGSMLAGSEDVIGAARAERARLGGGMRQAGVIAAAGLVALERMVERLADDHRRAARLAGAVAERWPDAGCDASQAPTNIVIFRHDRPELLLDHLRSEGVLAGTVAPRTVRLMTHHDVDDDGIERAAKALSSAP, encoded by the coding sequence ATGCGCGACGGGCTGGTCGATCTCCGCTCCGACACGGTGACCCGTCCCACGCCCGAGATGCGCCGTGCCATGGCCGGGGCCGAGGTGGGCGACGACGTCTACCGGGAGGACCCGACGGTCAACGCCCTGGAGGCGGCGTTCGCGGCGCGCGTCGGCAAGGAGGCCGCCTTGTTCGTCCCCTCGGGGACCATGGGCAACCAGGTGGCGCTGCGGGTGCTCGCCGAGCCGGCGACCATCGTCGTCGCCGGCCGCCGCCAGCACGTGGTCGTGCACGAGCACGGGGGCGGTGCGCGCAACGCCGGCATCCAGTTCCACACCGTGGACGACGACCGTGGCCTGCTGTCAGAAGACGACGTGGCCTGGGCGCTCGAGGCCGCCGAGCATCACCAGCCCCGGGTCGGCATGGTCGCGGTGGAGAACACCCACATGCACGCCGGCGGACGCCCCTGGTCGCTGGAGGCGCTCGAGTCGGTGGCGCTCGCCGCCCGGGGACTCCCCCTGCACATGGACGGGGCCCGCCTGTTCAACGCGGAGGTGGCGACGGGCATCCCGGCGGGCGCGTTCGCGCGGCATGTGACGACGGTGATGTCGTGCCTGTCGAAGGGCCTCTGTGCGCCGGTCGGCTCGATGCTCGCCGGTAGCGAGGACGTGATTGGCGCGGCACGGGCCGAACGGGCCCGCCTCGGCGGGGGGATGCGCCAGGCCGGTGTCATCGCGGCTGCCGGCCTGGTGGCGCTGGAGCGCATGGTCGAGCGGTTGGCCGACGACCACCGGCGGGCGGCGCGCCTGGCCGGGGCCGTGGCCGAGCGTTGGCCTGACGCCGGGTGCGACGCGTCCCAGGCGCCGACCAACATCGTGATCTTCCGTCACGATCGACCCGAGCTCCTGCTGGACCACCTCCGATCGGAGGGCGTGCTCGCCGGTACCGTCGCCCCCCGGACGGTGCGCCTGATGACCCACCACGATGTCGACGACGACGGGATCGAGCGCGCCGCCAAGGCGCTGTCGAGCGCGCCGTAG
- a CDS encoding PIG-L deacetylase family protein — protein MAEMVREAPSSVLACYAHPDDPEVSCGGTLARWSAAGSEVHTVVCTSGDKGSSDPATDPAELVSRRAEEVAAAASLVGLTGHHLLGHPDGELENGPDLRRELVAMVREVRPQVVVCPDPQAVMFGQDYYNHLDHRVVGWATLDAVAPAAALPLYFPETGPPHQVEVVYLSGTLEPDVWVDVSATLDVKLEAVLCHRSQLTETGEWLRTVIRERAEESGRQAGVRYAEGFRRLRLTG, from the coding sequence ATGGCCGAGATGGTCCGTGAGGCACCGTCGAGCGTGCTTGCCTGCTATGCGCATCCCGACGATCCCGAGGTCTCGTGCGGCGGCACCCTGGCTCGTTGGAGCGCCGCCGGGTCCGAGGTGCACACGGTCGTGTGCACCAGCGGCGACAAGGGCTCGTCGGACCCGGCGACCGATCCGGCCGAGCTGGTGTCCCGCCGGGCGGAAGAGGTGGCGGCCGCGGCCAGCCTCGTCGGCCTCACCGGTCACCATCTGCTCGGTCACCCCGACGGCGAGCTCGAGAACGGGCCCGACCTGCGGCGCGAGCTGGTGGCAATGGTTCGGGAGGTGCGCCCCCAGGTCGTCGTGTGCCCGGACCCCCAGGCGGTCATGTTCGGGCAGGACTACTACAACCATCTGGACCACCGCGTCGTCGGCTGGGCCACCCTCGATGCCGTGGCTCCCGCCGCTGCCCTGCCGTTGTACTTCCCCGAGACCGGACCCCCGCACCAGGTCGAGGTGGTCTATCTCTCGGGCACGCTCGAGCCGGACGTGTGGGTCGACGTCTCGGCCACGTTGGACGTCAAGCTCGAGGCGGTGCTGTGCCACCGCAGCCAGCTGACCGAGACCGGGGAGTGGCTGCGCACGGTCATCCGGGAGCGGGCCGAGGAGAGCGGTCGTCAGGCCGGGGTGCGCTACGCCGAGGGATTCCGCCGGCTGCGCCTGACCGGCTGA
- a CDS encoding NUDIX hydrolase → MREWLVAGGLVENQDGLLLVQNRRRDGSLDWSPPGGVVDVGEGESVRGGLTREVDEETGLVVDEWAGPVYQVEARAERLGWLLRVEVHLAVSYSGELVVNDPDGIVVDARFVPWAAAELHLEGCRPWVAEPLVAWLAERQPAGEAGPGPGRGDRSYRYRLEGDDARCLEVVRL, encoded by the coding sequence GTGCGTGAGTGGTTGGTGGCCGGTGGACTGGTCGAGAACCAGGACGGCCTCCTGCTGGTCCAGAACCGTCGGCGTGACGGATCACTTGACTGGTCCCCCCCCGGCGGCGTGGTCGACGTGGGCGAGGGGGAGTCGGTCCGAGGCGGCCTCACCCGGGAGGTGGACGAGGAGACGGGGCTCGTTGTCGACGAGTGGGCCGGACCCGTGTACCAGGTCGAGGCGAGGGCCGAACGCCTGGGGTGGCTGTTGCGCGTCGAGGTGCACCTGGCCGTGTCGTACTCGGGGGAGCTGGTCGTCAACGATCCCGACGGGATCGTGGTCGATGCCCGCTTCGTGCCTTGGGCCGCCGCCGAGCTCCATCTCGAGGGGTGTCGGCCCTGGGTGGCCGAGCCGCTGGTCGCCTGGCTCGCCGAGCGACAGCCGGCCGGCGAGGCCGGCCCCGGTCCCGGGAGGGGGGACCGTTCCTACCGCTACCGCCTCGAAGGCGACGACGCCCGTTGTCTCGAGGTGGTCCGGCTGTGA
- the dinB gene encoding DNA polymerase IV produces MTRPVAEQLDAPHLDILHLDMDAFYAAVEILDDPDLAGRPVIVGGSGTRGVVASCSYEARAYGVRSAMPSVQASRLCPQAVFLPGRFDVYAAVSHRLHEVLTSFTPLVEGIGLDEAFLDVRGARRLFGSGTDIAHAVRGRVHDEVGLWSSVGVARSKLLAKLASRAAKPAPTPAGPRSGAGVVAVEPDAELGFLHPLPVSALWGVGPVTAARLTRLGVSTVGDLASVPVETLVITVGQAVGRQLHELAWARDPRSVEPDRDVKSVGHEETYAHDDHDAVSLRRQVVRMSDAVAARLRGGDKAGRTVTLKVRFGDMSTITRSHSLVDPVDQGPVIARVASDLLSAVDVRPGVRLLGVSVSGLTGASDRGAQQLTFGDLGEGSRGRDSAASGALDAVRARFGSEALGPASLAGPDGVDIKRKGDTQWGPRSGQPGSG; encoded by the coding sequence GTGACCCGTCCGGTGGCCGAGCAGCTCGACGCGCCCCACCTCGACATCCTGCACCTCGACATGGACGCCTTCTACGCTGCGGTCGAGATCCTCGATGACCCCGACCTCGCAGGCCGCCCGGTCATCGTCGGCGGGTCGGGGACGCGCGGTGTGGTCGCCTCCTGCTCCTACGAGGCCCGGGCCTACGGTGTCCGTTCGGCCATGCCGTCGGTCCAGGCCAGCCGCCTGTGCCCGCAGGCGGTGTTCCTGCCCGGGAGGTTCGACGTCTACGCCGCCGTCAGCCATCGGCTGCACGAGGTGCTGACCTCGTTCACGCCGCTGGTCGAGGGAATCGGGCTCGACGAGGCCTTCCTCGACGTGCGGGGCGCCCGCCGGCTGTTCGGATCGGGGACCGACATCGCGCACGCCGTCCGCGGGCGGGTCCATGACGAGGTCGGCCTCTGGTCGTCGGTCGGGGTGGCCCGATCGAAGCTGCTGGCCAAGCTGGCGTCCAGGGCGGCCAAGCCGGCCCCGACCCCCGCCGGGCCCCGATCTGGCGCGGGCGTCGTGGCTGTCGAGCCCGACGCCGAGCTCGGCTTTCTCCACCCGCTGCCGGTGTCCGCGTTGTGGGGTGTCGGTCCCGTGACCGCCGCCCGGCTCACCCGGCTGGGCGTGTCGACCGTGGGCGATCTGGCGTCCGTCCCCGTGGAGACCCTCGTCATCACCGTGGGTCAGGCGGTGGGTCGCCAGCTGCACGAGCTGGCTTGGGCCCGTGACCCCCGATCGGTCGAGCCGGACCGCGACGTGAAGTCGGTCGGGCACGAGGAGACCTACGCCCACGACGACCACGACGCGGTCAGCCTGCGCCGTCAGGTGGTCCGGATGTCGGACGCGGTGGCAGCCCGATTGCGGGGCGGTGACAAGGCGGGCCGTACGGTGACGCTGAAGGTGCGCTTCGGCGACATGTCCACGATCACCCGCTCGCACAGCCTCGTCGACCCGGTGGATCAGGGCCCGGTCATCGCCAGGGTGGCGTCCGACCTGCTCAGCGCCGTGGACGTGCGGCCCGGGGTTCGCCTGCTGGGGGTGAGCGTCTCGGGGCTGACCGGAGCGTCAGACCGGGGAGCCCAGCAGCTCACCTTCGGTGACCTCGGCGAGGGGTCCCGCGGTCGGGACAGCGCCGCGTCAGGAGCCCTCGACGCCGTCCGAGCGCGGTTCGGGAGCGAGGCCCTGGGCCCCGCCTCGCTCGCCGGTCCAGATGGGGTCGACATCAAGCGGAAGGGAGACACCCAGTGGGGCCCCCGGTCCGGACAGCCCGGCTCCGGCTAG
- a CDS encoding DUF3040 domain-containing protein yields the protein MPLSEEEQRILHEIERNFYEHDPDFAARVRRETVYRHAGRNCKWSALAFLGGLAILVVWFSTSLLLGLLGFFIMLFSAIYFERNLRNMGRAGWQQVTKSVRAQGLSETLGDTQRRLRERFKRSD from the coding sequence GTGCCGCTTTCCGAGGAAGAGCAGCGGATCCTTCACGAGATCGAGCGCAACTTCTACGAGCACGATCCGGATTTCGCGGCTCGGGTTCGGCGGGAGACCGTGTACCGCCACGCCGGCCGCAACTGCAAGTGGTCGGCTCTCGCCTTCCTCGGCGGCCTCGCCATCCTCGTGGTCTGGTTCTCGACGTCGTTGCTGCTCGGGCTCCTGGGCTTTTTCATCATGCTGTTCTCGGCCATCTACTTCGAGCGCAATCTCCGCAACATGGGTCGGGCGGGCTGGCAGCAGGTGACGAAGTCGGTGCGGGCCCAGGGGCTGTCGGAGACGCTGGGAGACACCCAGCGCCGTCTCCGCGAGCGGTTCAAGCGAAGCGACTGA